The Lepeophtheirus salmonis chromosome 2, UVic_Lsal_1.4, whole genome shotgun sequence region AACAATTCACCGTGGCTTTCAGATATAATTTTAAGGGGATAATGTTTTGCATTTCTTTCAGTCCCAGAAATAATCTCAGTATTGTGAggaataaatttgttttcttccggtaaatgaaaaaaggatGAGAGGGATGGATTTAAGGACTTCCACTGATCTAGTCTACTCGAAGTAATTTCTTCGGCGAAATACTTTGTTTTGAACCACGGCTCCACTTTATTTACCAAATTACTAAACTCCTTTCCCGACAACATTATATTCACATTAGAAGTATCAAATAAATGATCCAGACACTCCTTAATCAAAGTTTTGTCgaattcaaacattaatttatcaCCATCAAGATATCTTTTCGGAGGAAGGAACTGCATATTTTGGCATATGGTTTGTACATTATCAATTGGACTACATTCCTTTCCCAAGTCAAAATCTAATTgctcaattttttgaatttcgtcGAAAATATGTTCTACAGGACCATATTCTTTTAGCATTGATAAGTacgaataaacaatttttattacatgttcataattattaaatccGGACTCAGTTAGTTCAATACCAATGCTAAAGAGGGAACAGGTTGAATTCATAGAAAAACCATAGCCTGAATTTCCAGCAAATAAATCCAGTGCTAGATTTTTTTCACGTAAATAAGCAATTAAGCTTCCTTTTCCTaagaagaaaaatgttataagaacttttaccattaaaaataaataaataaaagttaccTTCGTGCCCAATTATCCATGATAACCAACGAATAGGCTTGACTctaaatttatctatgagcggTGCTAAAGCCCAATTTATCTCCAGTCGATAACTATTTTCAATTGgaacaattttatatatctgaTTAAAGGCCTTTGTATCAAACGGATGTTTCAAATGATCAAACGTTTCCTGTTCGAGTCCATTATTAGGAATGTTAGAAAATAGTTCTTCAACCATTTTTTGAAGATTATCCAATGTATCTTGAGATTGAATGACAAGTGTCATGTATTGAGCAGAGTAGTGTCTATCTTTGAACTTGACAAGCAATTTATGTATAGATTCGTCAtccatctatttaaaaatatatgttaagcACATCATCctttagttatattaaaaaaaaaaaattcttacatCCTTAGGAGAGAGTGAATCaatatttccccaaaaaaattttcCCATGGGATGCTTATCCTTGGATAAACTACCCAGAAGAATCTCTTTTTTGTTATCGTCACTTTGAATCGCCATGAGGGATTCGCTGTCCACAGCCTCTCTTTCTCTTGTCattgattcttttttcaataaaggaGATGTAAAAAACTGAGCCAGACGGTCGAGTCCTGAAAGTAAAATTAATGAcacacattaataataatacgtctatcaaaaaaatatggttgacCAACTCAAGTTAATTTCAGGAGTGACATAAAGAACTACCTTGGTAGAAAGAGTTGCGTTGAATATCAAAGTAAAATACAGTGGATTCAGTCATTGTAAAGGCGTTGTAGGTTCCACCATGATTCgctataaaaaatgagaaatcgCTTTCATCCGTATATTTTGCACTTCCCATGAAAACCATATGCTCTAAAAAATGAGCAATTCCTGGAAGACACTCTAAATCCGAGAAACTTCCCATTCCGACGCAAAGactagctgtggattttttgagATTGTTCTCACCATCACCATCCTCCTAATggcataataatattatacgtaatttattaatataagttataactaataattaaggCTATATTATatgttagtaaaataattatctaccACAGATCCATTTTCCTCTTTCTCAAGCTTATCCAAAGGAACACGAGTATCAGCAATGAGCAGGACTCTCAAACCATTGTTCAACTTTATAGTACGATACTCTTTCAAATCCCGATATGAACTCTCCGGTGTTTCCAAATTTTGTACTGTcattattttgtgtatttatccAGTATTAATGCTCAcagttattttaaagtatacagtatatattttatttatagctagaaatagataaaaatattctaattgtATACAAAGGATACTTAGAAGTAATAAATACTCATACAGATAGTATCTTATAGTGTaggtatttaaactttatatatataatttatatatatatatacagctgCTACCTCGTGTTATTCATCCAATCCTACGTACATGAAGTGTACCTCTAAACCTATCTTTATTAGTAGAGGAATCATAATTAGAGCAGTATATTAAGGTATTTCATAGTTTTTCTCACAaaatgtt contains the following coding sequences:
- the LOC121132367 gene encoding nardilysin encodes the protein MTVQNLETPESSYRDLKEYRTIKLNNGLRVLLIADTRVPLDKLEKEENGSVEDGDGENNLKKSTASLCVGMGSFSDLECLPGIAHFLEHMVFMGSAKYTDESDFSFFIANHGGTYNAFTMTESTVFYFDIQRNSFYQGLDRLAQFFTSPLLKKESMTREREAVDSESLMAIQSDDNKKEILLGSLSKDKHPMGKFFWGNIDSLSPKDMDDESIHKLLVKFKDRHYSAQYMTLVIQSQDTLDNLQKMVEELFSNIPNNGLEQETFDHLKHPFDTKAFNQIYKIVPIENSYRLEINWALAPLIDKFRVKPIRWLSWIIGHEGKGSLIAYLREKNLALDLFAGNSGYGFSMNSTCSLFSIGIELTESGFNNYEHVIKIVYSYLSMLKEYGPVEHIFDEIQKIEQLDFDLGKECSPIDNVQTICQNMQFLPPKRYLDGDKLMFEFDKTLIKECLDHLFDTSNVNIMLSGKEFSNLVNKVEPWFKTKYFAEEITSSRLDQWKSLNPSLSSFFHLPEENKFIPHNTEIISGTERNAKHYPLKIISESHGELFYKKDEIFKLPRAMVYLHFCSDLFNEKRPENSVCLDLMVDYLEQLMKEDTYAADIAKLTFSLTSCEKGMTLQIIGFNDKLNLLLTVIMDHINTFESRVSKEKFNAIKELTKKNYFNTFTKASKLVRDLRLSLLQDCYIGAQMRHSIIDSIDLEVLTSFSKAFKSKLYIQGLVQGNISKSDALEVFKISSAISDNMTSIPKETCCMEIPKGEKRMRMKGVLPSDNNTFVTNYYQYGPGDLKMHALFELLCMVMDEPVFDILRTKEQLGYFVFSVLRNTQGVLGIEVTVNSQENKYKVDFVEERIEAFLKEFYNKEISNMDDLKFAEYLKTMIKKKKTADVTLEEEMNRNWKEIISRDYLFERNKLQASLYENNQITLSDLKEIVKQMFLDVSTVKKLSVQVIGVDKKIEEESLDELSLLNKKHAIELQIPSQNNELFIQDLSYYKTTLIAYPVTHISE